A window from Corynebacterium urogenitale encodes these proteins:
- a CDS encoding DIP1281 family NlpC/P60 protein yields the protein MFKRSANRQLQTVAIARSSRALLACAVTTGLAFQVAAHPAKAEEQVTAEAYLADLVNKLSEAKDAVSDLELEMGGLRESANKARVDLSKAQKEAQKAQDSVVDARSRLTDSDKAVAKAQDDLDEIARSAYASGGDASPVTLAAGEDAAGDSLDRASYIRLATERQQGTVDRLDLARTQTANEESQLRDDRATADKAVSDAVRAHNDANDALTSSQKELRNKRGEYDRLIAAQSLAQKKLNAARKAVNAVAGSKPNASSWDKRRAAEAAVNRVEERGEQPEETQAEQQGITPYTESAADVDTNTSAATPAQNSNNAGDSADSTENGATDPTVAQQADAQGEVVTPAENETAPRTPATNEGAAAPAGPQAPVEPAAGSGDALAQLNNVPAQFAASSEGDEQRQLAIDGLLRAGGAAAMAGFTAYAEGGDQTAALNAALAAGRETAGQQYDQAQAQLGAPTGESPTATDPISDIAEGINNAASGAASEATAEADDTVDTSGDAAAKIERVIERAQSQLGMPYAWGGGNWHGPTLGIRDGGVGDAHGDYAKVGFDCSGLMMYAFYAVGFQLDHYSGSQYNAGRQVPVSEIKRGDMLFWGAGGSQHVALYLGDGKMIEAPQSGDVVKISDVRYGGMTPMAVRMIE from the coding sequence GTGTTTAAACGTTCCGCTAACCGTCAACTGCAGACGGTCGCCATCGCACGGTCATCCCGCGCCCTGCTGGCTTGTGCTGTAACCACCGGTTTGGCTTTCCAGGTGGCGGCGCACCCTGCCAAGGCTGAGGAGCAGGTAACAGCAGAGGCGTATCTCGCAGACTTGGTGAATAAGCTCAGTGAAGCCAAGGACGCTGTGTCCGATCTCGAACTGGAAATGGGTGGTCTCAGGGAATCCGCCAATAAGGCGCGAGTCGACCTCAGTAAGGCGCAGAAGGAAGCGCAGAAGGCGCAAGACTCCGTAGTGGATGCACGTTCCCGCCTCACTGATTCGGATAAAGCCGTAGCGAAGGCGCAGGATGATCTCGACGAGATTGCCCGTTCCGCCTACGCATCGGGCGGCGATGCCTCTCCGGTCACTTTGGCTGCCGGTGAAGATGCTGCGGGGGACTCGCTCGATCGCGCGTCCTATATCCGTTTAGCGACCGAACGCCAGCAGGGAACAGTAGATCGCCTGGACCTCGCACGAACTCAAACTGCGAACGAGGAGTCGCAGCTGCGAGATGATCGTGCGACGGCGGACAAAGCTGTTTCCGATGCTGTGCGCGCTCACAATGACGCCAATGACGCCCTGACTTCTTCACAGAAGGAACTTCGCAACAAGCGTGGTGAGTACGACCGTCTCATCGCAGCCCAGTCCCTGGCACAAAAGAAACTCAATGCCGCACGTAAGGCCGTAAATGCCGTGGCAGGGAGCAAGCCGAACGCTAGCTCCTGGGACAAGCGCCGCGCTGCTGAGGCAGCGGTGAATCGCGTTGAAGAGCGTGGCGAACAGCCAGAGGAAACGCAAGCTGAGCAGCAGGGGATTACGCCATACACCGAATCCGCTGCGGATGTAGACACCAATACTTCTGCCGCAACGCCTGCGCAAAACAGTAATAATGCCGGCGATTCTGCTGATTCCACGGAGAACGGTGCTACTGATCCCACTGTCGCTCAACAAGCTGATGCCCAGGGCGAAGTAGTAACACCTGCGGAAAATGAAACTGCACCACGGACGCCTGCTACCAACGAGGGCGCAGCGGCACCCGCGGGTCCACAGGCACCTGTCGAGCCTGCCGCCGGCTCTGGAGATGCTCTGGCTCAACTCAACAATGTGCCAGCTCAGTTCGCCGCATCTTCTGAAGGAGATGAACAACGCCAGCTCGCTATCGACGGTCTACTTCGCGCTGGCGGTGCAGCGGCAATGGCCGGATTTACTGCATACGCCGAAGGCGGGGACCAGACTGCCGCCCTGAACGCCGCTTTAGCTGCAGGTCGGGAAACTGCGGGCCAGCAATACGATCAGGCTCAAGCACAACTCGGCGCACCAACCGGTGAGTCCCCAACTGCCACAGATCCAATCTCCGACATTGCCGAGGGCATTAACAACGCCGCATCCGGTGCTGCGAGCGAGGCAACAGCCGAAGCGGACGACACCGTCGATACTTCCGGTGATGCAGCCGCCAAGATCGAGCGGGTGATCGAGCGCGCCCAGTCCCAGCTGGGTATGCCATATGCCTGGGGCGGCGGCAACTGGCACGGCCCAACCCTGGGTATTCGCGACGGCGGTGTGGGCGACGCCCATGGCGACTACGCAAAGGTAGGCTTCGACTGCTCCGGGCTGATGATGTACGCCTTCTACGCAGTGGGCTTCCAGCTAGATCACTACTCTGGTTCCCAATACAACGCCGGCCGCCAAGTTCCCGTCTCCGAAATCAAGCGCGGTGACATGCTCTTCTGGGGCGCAGGCGGATCCCAGCACGTGGCCCTCTACCTGGGCGATGGCAAGATGATTGAGGCTCCACAATCAGGTGATGTCGTCAAGATTAGCGACGTGCGCTACGGGGGCATGACCCCCATGGCTGTGCGCATGATCGAGTGA
- a CDS encoding Lrp/AsnC family transcriptional regulator has product MSKISHDYDKLDIDILQLLRREPRAGVREYARRLGIARGTVQARLDKMVAKHVIDSYAPSINPAALGFDLAADVHLKLKQQQLDAAVAHLEKIPFILYADSTAGAEDLTCRVVATDLQHLERITIAMMSVPGVERVRTDIILRSRIAPRLSPLLDYLRAAR; this is encoded by the coding sequence ATGTCAAAGATCAGCCACGACTATGACAAGCTAGATATCGACATTCTTCAATTACTGCGACGAGAACCTCGAGCAGGTGTCCGTGAGTACGCTCGACGGCTCGGGATCGCCCGTGGCACCGTCCAGGCCCGCTTGGACAAGATGGTGGCCAAGCATGTCATCGACAGCTACGCTCCGAGCATAAACCCAGCCGCGCTCGGGTTCGATCTCGCAGCCGATGTTCATCTGAAGCTAAAACAGCAGCAGTTGGACGCAGCAGTCGCCCACTTGGAGAAGATCCCTTTCATTCTCTACGCGGACTCCACCGCGGGAGCGGAGGATCTGACCTGCCGCGTCGTCGCGACTGACCTACAGCACCTTGAGCGCATCACGATCGCAATGATGTCTGTCCCAGGAGTGGAACGCGTACGCACGGACATCATCCTGCGCAGTCGGATTGCACCACGCCTATCCCCATTGCTCGACTATCTTCGAGCTGCGCGTTGA
- a CDS encoding aconitate hydratase — protein MTSSINSFDAKGTLEVGDKSYEIYRLSAVPGMEKLPYSLKVLGENLLRNEDGANITREHIEAIANWDPSAEPSIEIQFTPARVIMQDFTGVACIVDLATIRDAVVALGGDADQVNPLNPAEMVIDHSVIIENFGDENALEANVAIEYQRNDERYKFLRWGTGAFSNFRVVPPGTGIVHQVNIEYLARSVFDNDGVAYPDTCVGTDSHTTMENGLGILGWGVGGIEAEAAMLGQPISMLIPRVVGFKLHGEIQPGVTATDVVLTITDMLRQHGVVGKFVEFYGAGVAELPLANRATIGNMSPEFGSTAAIFPIDEETVKYLELTGRDQETLDRVEAYAKEQGMWLDPAAEPEYSEYLELDLSTVVPSIAGPKRPQDRIELSDSKAQFRKDLHNYVDGSAADSTSGEFDAEGPATENTSSADAGTPASAADAKGNIPSAAASAEGRPSNPIVVEYNGKKMELDHGMVAIASITSCTNTSNPSVMIGAGLLARKAAEKGLTAAPWVKTSMAPGSQVVNGYYEKAGLWKDLEAMGFYLVGYGCTTCIGNSGPLPEEISAGINEADLSATAVLSGNRNFEGRINPDVKMNYLASPILVIAYAIAGTMDFDFETDSLGKDKDGNDVYLKDIWPSTEEIEETIASSITKELYEADYADVFKGDERWQNLQTPTGKTFDWDEKSTYIRRAPYFDGMSKDPQPVSDVKGARVLALLGDSVTTDHISPASTIKPGTPAAQYLDANGVERKDYNSLGARRGNHEVMVRGTFANIRLQNQLLDGVSGGYTRDFTQEGGPQSYIYDAAMNYKEQNTPLVVLGGKEYGTGSSRDWAAKGTLLLGVKAVIAESFERIHRSNLIGMGVVPLQFPEGESWKSLGIDGTETFDITGIEELNNGTTPKTIKVVATKENGEKIEFDAVTRIDTPGEADYYRHGGILQFVLRNMMAAK, from the coding sequence GTGACTTCAAGCATCAACTCTTTTGACGCTAAGGGCACTCTGGAGGTCGGCGACAAGTCTTACGAGATTTACCGCCTGTCTGCAGTCCCAGGTATGGAAAAGCTTCCATACTCCCTGAAGGTTCTGGGTGAGAACCTGCTGCGCAACGAGGATGGCGCAAACATCACTCGCGAGCACATCGAAGCTATCGCCAACTGGGATCCATCCGCTGAACCAAGCATCGAGATCCAGTTCACCCCAGCCCGCGTGATCATGCAGGACTTCACCGGCGTGGCCTGCATCGTCGACCTCGCTACCATCCGTGACGCTGTCGTGGCCCTCGGTGGCGACGCTGACCAGGTCAACCCGCTGAACCCGGCTGAGATGGTTATCGACCACTCCGTGATCATCGAGAACTTCGGCGATGAGAACGCACTCGAAGCTAACGTTGCTATCGAGTACCAGCGCAACGACGAGCGCTACAAGTTCCTCCGCTGGGGCACCGGCGCCTTCTCCAACTTCCGCGTTGTGCCTCCAGGAACCGGTATCGTCCACCAGGTCAACATCGAGTACCTGGCACGCTCCGTCTTCGACAACGATGGCGTTGCTTACCCAGACACCTGTGTGGGTACCGATTCCCACACCACTATGGAGAACGGCCTCGGCATCCTGGGCTGGGGTGTTGGTGGCATCGAGGCCGAGGCTGCCATGCTCGGCCAGCCAATCTCCATGCTCATCCCTCGCGTTGTAGGCTTCAAGCTGCACGGTGAGATCCAGCCAGGCGTCACCGCAACCGACGTCGTGCTGACCATCACCGACATGCTTCGCCAGCACGGCGTGGTCGGCAAGTTTGTCGAGTTCTACGGTGCCGGCGTGGCTGAGCTGCCACTGGCTAACCGCGCAACCATCGGCAACATGTCTCCGGAGTTCGGCTCCACCGCCGCGATCTTCCCGATCGACGAGGAGACCGTGAAGTACCTTGAGCTGACCGGCCGCGACCAGGAGACCCTGGATCGCGTCGAGGCTTACGCCAAGGAGCAGGGCATGTGGCTGGACCCAGCTGCAGAGCCAGAGTACTCCGAGTACCTCGAGCTGGACCTGTCCACCGTGGTTCCTTCCATCGCTGGTCCAAAGCGTCCACAGGACCGCATCGAGCTGTCTGACTCCAAGGCACAGTTCCGCAAGGATCTGCACAACTACGTGGATGGTTCCGCTGCCGATTCCACCTCCGGAGAGTTCGATGCTGAGGGTCCTGCCACCGAGAACACCTCCTCCGCTGACGCTGGTACCCCAGCATCTGCCGCAGACGCCAAGGGCAACATCCCATCCGCTGCTGCTTCCGCAGAGGGTCGCCCATCCAACCCAATTGTGGTTGAGTACAACGGCAAGAAGATGGAGCTGGACCACGGCATGGTCGCTATCGCCTCCATCACCTCCTGCACCAACACCTCCAACCCATCCGTGATGATCGGTGCAGGCCTGCTGGCTCGCAAGGCCGCAGAAAAGGGCCTGACCGCAGCTCCATGGGTGAAGACCTCCATGGCCCCTGGTTCCCAGGTTGTCAATGGCTACTACGAGAAGGCTGGTCTGTGGAAGGACCTGGAGGCCATGGGCTTCTACCTCGTGGGCTACGGCTGCACCACCTGTATCGGTAACTCCGGCCCACTGCCAGAGGAAATCTCTGCTGGCATCAACGAGGCAGACCTTTCGGCTACCGCTGTTCTGTCCGGTAACCGTAACTTCGAGGGTCGCATCAACCCAGATGTGAAGATGAACTACCTCGCATCCCCAATCCTGGTTATCGCCTACGCGATCGCCGGCACCATGGACTTCGACTTCGAGACGGATTCCCTGGGCAAGGACAAGGATGGCAACGACGTCTACCTGAAGGACATCTGGCCATCCACCGAGGAGATCGAGGAGACCATCGCCTCCTCCATCACTAAGGAGCTGTACGAGGCTGACTACGCTGACGTCTTCAAGGGTGACGAGCGCTGGCAGAACCTGCAGACCCCAACCGGCAAGACCTTCGATTGGGATGAGAAGTCCACCTACATCCGTCGTGCACCTTACTTCGACGGCATGTCCAAGGATCCACAGCCAGTCTCCGACGTCAAGGGTGCTCGCGTCTTGGCTCTGCTCGGCGATTCCGTCACGACGGACCACATCTCCCCTGCTTCCACCATCAAGCCTGGCACCCCAGCTGCTCAGTACCTGGATGCCAATGGCGTGGAGCGCAAGGACTACAACTCCCTCGGCGCACGTCGTGGTAACCACGAGGTGATGGTCCGCGGTACCTTCGCTAACATCCGTCTGCAGAACCAGCTGCTCGATGGCGTTTCCGGTGGCTACACCCGCGACTTCACCCAGGAGGGTGGACCACAGTCCTACATCTACGACGCTGCGATGAACTACAAGGAGCAGAACACTCCTCTCGTGGTTCTGGGTGGCAAGGAGTACGGCACCGGCTCTTCCCGTGACTGGGCTGCGAAGGGCACCCTGCTGCTCGGCGTGAAGGCTGTCATTGCTGAGTCCTTCGAGCGTATCCACCGCTCTAACCTCATCGGCATGGGCGTTGTCCCACTGCAGTTCCCAGAAGGCGAGTCTTGGAAGTCCCTGGGCATCGACGGCACCGAGACCTTCGACATCACTGGTATCGAGGAGCTCAACAACGGCACCACGCCGAAGACCATCAAGGTCGTCGCTACCAAGGAGAACGGCGAGAAGATCGAGTTCGACGCCGTCACCCGTATCGACACCCCGGGTGAGGCTGACTACTACCGCCACGGCGGCATCCTGCAGTTCGTGCTGCGCAACATGATGGCTGCTAAGTAA
- a CDS encoding Rv1476 family membrane protein — protein sequence MIPVDINVQSIAGELKNSNLTIAPEILVSYGEHKEGMVQHYEDILNGNSTPGIADNLGIAKIAVLNKRGATSSDMRDVAQALKNETGANTVIVQSHGPAGIVSDTLSRSQIEQKQSLINYKVDPTAAETYINSLEGTETDFTGINALVLTAAIGSVAIAATFSRRSLTRGR from the coding sequence ATGATCCCTGTGGATATCAATGTCCAGTCGATCGCTGGCGAGCTGAAAAACTCCAACCTCACCATCGCACCCGAGATTTTGGTTTCATATGGAGAGCACAAGGAGGGGATGGTCCAACATTACGAGGACATCCTCAATGGCAACTCAACTCCTGGCATTGCCGATAACCTCGGAATAGCCAAGATCGCGGTACTCAACAAACGTGGCGCCACATCCTCAGACATGCGCGATGTCGCGCAGGCTTTAAAGAACGAGACAGGAGCCAATACGGTCATTGTCCAGTCGCACGGGCCTGCCGGCATTGTTTCAGACACGCTGTCCCGGAGCCAGATCGAACAGAAGCAATCCTTGATCAACTACAAAGTCGATCCAACTGCCGCAGAGACCTACATCAACAGCCTCGAGGGAACCGAGACCGACTTCACTGGAATCAACGCTCTCGTCTTGACTGCGGCCATCGGCTCGGTCGCTATCGCTGCCACATTTTCCCGCCGTTCACTGACGCGAGGCCGCTAG
- a CDS encoding ACT domain-containing protein: MFAIMTVTGADSTGIIAAVTTALAELDVNIVDVSQTLMSGYFTMILRVEFDDRQTSITEIQQRLKPVAERTQQAIRIQSEDLFTAMNEI, encoded by the coding sequence ATGTTTGCCATCATGACTGTCACTGGTGCCGATAGCACCGGAATTATCGCTGCGGTGACCACCGCCCTCGCCGAACTAGACGTCAATATCGTCGACGTGTCCCAGACACTCATGTCCGGCTACTTCACGATGATCCTTCGCGTGGAGTTCGATGATCGCCAGACCTCCATTACGGAGATTCAGCAGCGGCTCAAGCCCGTTGCAGAACGGACGCAGCAGGCCATTCGTATCCAGTCGGAAGACCTGTTCACTGCGATGAACGAGATTTAG
- a CDS encoding PFL family protein, protein MFNPNRIIDTIEMIDKYRLDIRTVTMGISLLGCTRTTMEETCQAIYDRVTRQAARLVEVCEGIEAELGIPIVNKRISVTPISLVVAGVEGNPVEAAKALDKAAKEVGVNFVGGYSALVEKGATTSEKALIRSIPEALSTTDVVCSSVNIATSRAGINMNAAAQMGRIIKEAAELTKEQDAIACAKLVIFANSVGDNPFMAGAFHGIEEPDCVVSVGVSGPGVVDRALGDLEGATLDQVAEEIKKAAFKITRAGQLVGNMASERLGVPFGIIDLSLAPTAELGDSVAHILEHMGLDQVGTHGTTAALALLNDAVKKGGMMACSRVGGLSGSFIPVSEDKGMIDAVRAGTISMDKLEAMTAICSVGFDMIAIPGDTPAESIAGMIADEAAIGVMNHKTTAVRVIPVPGKKPGDDVNFGGLLGYAPVIPVNTVGNREFIHRGGFIPAPVHGFRN, encoded by the coding sequence GTGTTCAACCCCAATCGCATCATCGATACGATCGAGATGATCGACAAGTATCGTCTCGATATCCGCACAGTGACCATGGGTATCTCCCTGCTCGGTTGTACCCGCACCACCATGGAAGAAACCTGCCAGGCCATTTACGATCGGGTGACTCGGCAAGCAGCACGTCTCGTGGAGGTGTGCGAGGGCATCGAGGCCGAACTGGGCATCCCGATTGTCAATAAGCGCATTTCAGTGACCCCAATCTCCCTTGTAGTCGCTGGCGTGGAAGGCAACCCCGTGGAAGCCGCAAAGGCACTGGACAAGGCGGCGAAGGAAGTCGGAGTGAACTTCGTCGGAGGCTACTCCGCGCTTGTTGAGAAGGGAGCCACGACCAGTGAAAAGGCTCTGATTCGTTCCATTCCGGAGGCGCTGAGTACTACCGATGTTGTCTGCTCGAGTGTCAATATCGCCACGTCCCGGGCCGGAATCAACATGAATGCTGCCGCACAGATGGGCCGCATCATTAAAGAAGCAGCAGAGCTGACGAAGGAACAGGACGCGATCGCCTGCGCCAAGCTCGTGATCTTCGCTAATTCTGTTGGTGATAATCCGTTCATGGCGGGCGCCTTCCACGGAATTGAGGAACCAGACTGCGTGGTCTCAGTGGGTGTCTCTGGCCCCGGAGTGGTTGATCGTGCACTTGGTGATCTTGAGGGCGCGACGCTGGATCAAGTTGCCGAGGAGATCAAAAAGGCCGCGTTTAAGATCACCCGCGCTGGACAGCTGGTGGGCAACATGGCTTCGGAGCGGCTTGGTGTGCCATTTGGCATCATTGATTTGTCTTTGGCACCGACGGCAGAACTCGGCGACTCGGTGGCTCACATTCTGGAGCATATGGGACTCGACCAGGTTGGAACGCACGGTACTACGGCCGCTCTTGCACTCCTCAACGACGCTGTGAAGAAAGGTGGCATGATGGCATGCTCACGCGTCGGAGGGCTATCCGGTTCCTTTATTCCCGTCTCTGAAGATAAGGGGATGATTGACGCCGTACGTGCCGGCACAATTTCCATGGACAAGTTGGAGGCCATGACCGCCATCTGTTCAGTGGGCTTTGACATGATCGCTATCCCAGGCGACACCCCGGCCGAATCCATCGCGGGCATGATCGCAGATGAGGCCGCTATTGGCGTCATGAACCACAAGACGACCGCCGTTCGAGTCATCCCCGTTCCGGGTAAAAAGCCCGGCGATGACGTGAATTTCGGTGGTCTGCTTGGCTACGCCCCGGTCATTCCAGTGAACACTGTGGGGAACCGTGAGTTCATCCACCGTGGAGGATTCATTCCCGCACCGGTTCATGGTTTCCGAAACTAG
- a CDS encoding TetR/AcrR family transcriptional regulator, translated as MSTITDLSLDEKKEEILVGARRCFAAYGYEGATVRRLEDATGKSRGAIFHHFRDKETLFLALAREDASRQAELVAREGLVEVMRDMLAHPERHDWLATRVEITKMLRTDASFRARWLKHQKVLDDAVRERLRHLADIGRMRDDVDPSVIHDFLETLMDGFITRLASGGSTEGLEAVLDLAEGTVRSRSFD; from the coding sequence ATGTCCACAATCACTGATCTGAGTTTGGACGAGAAGAAAGAAGAGATTCTCGTTGGTGCCCGTCGCTGTTTCGCAGCCTACGGTTACGAAGGAGCTACCGTCCGTCGTCTTGAAGACGCAACCGGGAAGTCTCGCGGAGCCATCTTTCATCACTTTCGTGACAAGGAAACTCTGTTTCTTGCCCTCGCTCGCGAAGATGCGTCACGCCAAGCCGAACTCGTTGCACGGGAAGGACTCGTAGAAGTCATGCGCGACATGCTCGCGCACCCGGAGCGACATGATTGGTTAGCAACGCGAGTGGAGATCACCAAGATGCTGCGCACCGATGCGAGTTTTCGCGCGCGGTGGCTCAAGCATCAGAAAGTGCTCGATGATGCGGTGCGCGAGCGTCTACGTCATCTCGCCGATATCGGCCGGATGCGTGACGATGTGGATCCATCGGTGATTCACGATTTCCTCGAGACTCTCATGGATGGCTTCATTACCCGGCTGGCTTCCGGTGGTTCCACCGAAGGCCTAGAGGCCGTGTTGGATCTTGCCGAAGGTACGGTGCGATCCCGAAGTTTCGATTGA